One segment of Panicum virgatum strain AP13 chromosome 3K, P.virgatum_v5, whole genome shotgun sequence DNA contains the following:
- the LOC120700100 gene encoding forkhead box protein D1-like, whose protein sequence is MASAAAASRPPAPPPPPPPQPPAPAAVQWLGPRVSFSLEDAGGGAGGREAAVAVATAGGKAGPSAGADFEFLLGGCAAASMLPADELFSGGKLVPLRIPAPPPEEEAAVGAAAAQSTALPPKHAQAPVSASVAAQQPEEAKGVAVVGGEEPKIPARRWRDLLRLRKQQASSGSGSAAASASSEPRPLRRLLRRGPKPPEPEPSLSLPLLREAGPDEPDKTAEKATPAPAPAPISTNQTPAAPPPSQQQQNLPPKIRLSPSQQAAAAAPPPPPPPPPPPPAAVAADSPRLNAAGKVVFNGLGRSSSSPSSLAGGRRGHRAGGAMERSYSAHVRVAPVLNVPVYSLRGSRKSVSVFGIDRLFSPAAAASSSGAPSAAGGAKKNKAAKKDVPAAAAPQ, encoded by the coding sequence ATGGCTTCAGCCGCGGCCGCGTCGCGcccaccggcgccgccaccgccaccgcctccgcagccgccggcgccggcggcggtacAGTGGCTGGGGCCGCGGGTGTCGTTCAGCCTCGAGGAcgcgggcggaggagcagggggGAGGGAGGCGGCTGTGGCGGTGGCAACGGCGGGAGGGAAGGCCGGGCCCAGCGCCGGTGCAGATTTCGAGTTCCTCCTCGGCGGGTGCGCGGCCGCGTCCATGCTCCCCGCCGACGAGCTCTTCTCCGGGGGCAAGCTCGTCCCGCTTCGcatccccgcgccgccgccggaggaggaagcggcggtgggggcggcggcggcgcagtcgACGGCTCTGCCACCGAAGCACGCACAGGCGCCGGTCTcggcgtcggtggcggcgcagcagccGGAGGAGGCGAAGGGCGTggcggtggtcggcggcgaggagcccaagatcccggcgcggaggtggcgGGATCTCCTCCGGCTACGCAAGCAGCAGGCGTCGTCGGggtcggggtcggcggcggcgagtgcgTCGTCGGAGCCGAGGCCGCTGCGCCGGTTGCTCCGCCGAGGGCCGaagccgccggagccggagccgtccCTCAGCCTGCCGCTCCTCCGCGAGGCCGGCCCCGACGAGCCGGACAAGACCGCCGAGAAGGCAACGCCagcccccgcgccggcgccgatctCGACAAATCAAACGCCGGCGGCACCACCGCCGTCCCAGCAGCAACAGAACCTGCCTCCCAAGATCCGCCTCTCCCCATctcagcaggcggcggcggcggcgccccctcccccgccgcctccgccgccgccccctccggcTGCCGTCGCGGCCGACAGCCCGCGCCTGAACGCGGCCGGCAAGGTGGTGTTCAACGGGCTGGGGCGGAGCTCCAGCAGCCCGAGCAgcctcgccggcgggcggcgcgggcaccGCGCAGGGGGCGCCATGGAGCGGTCCTACTCGGCGCACGTCCGCGTGGCGCCCGTGCTCAACGTGCCCGTCTACTCCCTCCGTGGCTCCCGCAAGTCGGTCTCCGTGTTCGGCATCGACCGCCtcttctccccggccgccgccgcctcctcgtcgggagccccctccgccgccggcggggccaAGAAGAACAAGGCCGCGAAGAAGgacgtgcccgccgccgccgctcctcagtAA